The following are encoded together in the Candidatus Methylomirabilis oxygeniifera genome:
- the yghO gene encoding putative DNA-binding transcriptional regulator (Evidence 3 : Function proposed based on presence of conserved amino acid motif, structural feature or limited homology; Product type pr : putative regulator): MGGVVADRNSTTLPGDTPPAIQATRESVRIVPINRSRDLHRFIRLPWSVYADDPAWIPPLLIERREQFSPRNPYFAHARSCFWLAYRGTKPIGRISAQIDALHEAQYRDATGFFGLLEAEDDAETFHALLSTAETWLRDHGMLRIRGPFNLSINQECGLLVEGYETPPMIMMGHARPYYADRIIAEGYQGSKDLLAYRVAADFTPPALMRTVVKKAAGYVRIRPLRRSSMKEELRILKEIYEDAWSENWGFIPFTEEEFQDLGNSLRLLVEDECVQIAEIDGAPVGMIVAFPNLNEAIRDLDGRLLPFGWLKLLWRLKVRRPTTARVALMGVRKSFQGGAMGAALAFMLIDAVREYEIRRGVREVELSWILEDNMPMRNMLVTIGGVPYKRYRIYEKALQ, from the coding sequence AGATACACCCCCTGCCATACAAGCCACTCGTGAATCCGTACGCATTGTACCGATAAACAGATCGCGGGATCTTCACCGATTTATTCGTCTCCCGTGGTCGGTCTATGCCGACGATCCCGCGTGGATTCCCCCCTTGCTGATCGAGCGTCGGGAGCAGTTCTCTCCGCGTAACCCCTACTTCGCGCACGCGCGCTCCTGTTTCTGGCTCGCCTACCGCGGGACCAAGCCGATCGGTCGAATCAGCGCCCAAATTGACGCGCTGCATGAGGCGCAGTATCGGGATGCCACCGGTTTTTTCGGTCTGCTTGAAGCTGAGGACGACGCGGAAACGTTTCACGCCTTGTTGAGTACGGCGGAAACATGGCTGCGCGACCATGGGATGTTACGCATCCGAGGTCCATTCAACCTCTCAATCAACCAGGAGTGCGGGTTGCTCGTGGAGGGGTACGAGACGCCGCCCATGATTATGATGGGTCATGCCCGCCCCTATTATGCCGATCGGATCATCGCCGAGGGATACCAGGGCTCGAAAGACCTGCTGGCCTACCGTGTGGCTGCCGATTTTACGCCCCCTGCGCTCATGCGGACCGTTGTGAAGAAAGCTGCCGGCTATGTCCGAATCAGGCCGTTGCGCAGATCATCAATGAAAGAAGAACTCCGCATTCTTAAAGAGATCTACGAGGACGCGTGGTCTGAAAACTGGGGCTTCATTCCCTTCACGGAGGAGGAGTTCCAGGATCTGGGGAACAGCTTGCGACTATTAGTTGAGGATGAGTGCGTACAAATTGCGGAAATCGACGGGGCGCCCGTCGGCATGATCGTGGCCTTTCCGAATCTCAATGAAGCGATACGCGATCTTGATGGACGTTTGTTGCCGTTCGGCTGGCTCAAGCTCTTGTGGCGGCTCAAGGTTCGGCGTCCGACTACGGCCCGCGTCGCTCTAATGGGCGTACGTAAGTCTTTTCAAGGAGGCGCGATGGGGGCGGCGCTGGCCTTCATGCTCATCGATGCGGTGCGCGAATATGAAATCAGGCGCGGAGTCCGAGAGGTTGAGCTGTCCTGGATCCTGGAGGACAACATGCCGATGCGAAATATGCTGGTCACCATAGGGGGGGTACCGTATAAGCGCTACCGGATCTATGAAAAGGCATTGCAATGA